The Rufibacter sp. DG15C region CTCTTCTTCGGGCTTCTCTTCTTCCTTTACTTCCACCACCACCGGGTTCACCAGTAGGGTCTCCTGGATGGCGTTCACTTTGTTGTCCAGCGTAGCAGAGAACAATAGGTTCTGGCGCTTTTTGGGCAGCAGTTTCAGGATTTGACGCATCTCTTCCTCAAAGCCCTGGTTTAGCATTTTGTCTGCCTCGTCCAAGACCAGCATTTCAACGTCACTTAAATGCACCGCGCCAGACTCTACCAAATCCAACAGTCGGCCCGGCGTGGCCACCAGAATGTCAGTGCCTTGCAGCTTCATCATCTGCGGGTTGATGGACACGCCCCCGAAAACCGCCAGGGTCTTCACTTTTATGGCAATGTGCGCACTGAATCCCAGAAACACCTCTCCTACCTGCAGGGCCAGTTCACGCGTAGGCACTAAGACCAGTCCTTTGACAAACCTATTTTTGAAAGCGCGGTTGGTTTGCAGCAGGTCCAGCATGGGCAAGGCGTAGGCCGCCGTCTTACCCGAGCCCGTCTTGGCAATGCCCAGCAAATCCTTTCCTTTTAACACCGCCGGAATGGCCTGTTCCTGCACCGGAGTGGCTTGTGAATAGTTCTGCGCTGCGGCGGCTTTCTGTAAGGCAGGCGATAGGCCCAGGTTGGCAAATGACATATATGAGATGCTTGTATACCTACAAAGGTACGGTTAATCTGCCATAAGCTGGGTTTTGAGAATTGGGTTAAATGTACAGGGCAAATTATCCTACCACTTGGCCGTTTTCCATATCTTTACCCCAGATAAAACCACCACCGCGCCATGCCTGAGCAGAACATACAAGCCCGCATTCTAGAGTTGACCAGCCGCCTGAACTACCTCAACTACCAGTACTACCAGAACAGCGTCTCTGAAGTCTCTGACTATGAGTTTGACCAGATGCTCGCCGAACTGCAGCAGTTAGAGGAGGCGCATCCAGAATATAAATCAGACAATTCTCCTACCCAGCGTGTGGGTGGGACCATCACCAAGAATTTCCCTACGGTCAAGCACAAATACCCTATGTTGTCCTTGAGCAACACCTACTCTGAGGAAGAGGTGCGGGAGTTTGACGCTCGGGTGCAAAAAGTCATTGGCGGCACGGTAGAATATGTCTGCGAACTCAAGTTTGATGGCGTGGCCATGAGCCTCACCTATGCCAACGGTGCCTTAACGGCTGGCGTCACCCGCGGCGATGGCACCCGTGGCGATGACATCACGCCCAACGTGCGCACCATCCGGACTGTGCCT contains the following coding sequences:
- a CDS encoding DEAD/DEAH box helicase, which produces MSFANLGLSPALQKAAAAQNYSQATPVQEQAIPAVLKGKDLLGIAKTGSGKTAAYALPMLDLLQTNRAFKNRFVKGLVLVPTRELALQVGEVFLGFSAHIAIKVKTLAVFGGVSINPQMMKLQGTDILVATPGRLLDLVESGAVHLSDVEMLVLDEADKMLNQGFEEEMRQILKLLPKKRQNLLFSATLDNKVNAIQETLLVNPVVVEVKEEEKPEEELQIKELAYMIASEKKGPFLRYLIKQQNMQQVLVFVSATQRADHLVTKLANNGVKAVALHSGKSQGARTEALALFKKGKVPVLVATDLAARGIDVPVLPHVINYDLPRSSKDYIHRIGRTGRAGETGEAITLVTPEDAHHFKIIQKQTKRVIPTQETEGINLKGF